From the genome of bacterium:
AATTCCAGCCCTCGAGAGCGTGGCGAGCGTCGCGGCCACCTCGGTCCGCAACTTACCGTTGTCGCCGGCGAGGTCGTCGACGAGGAGGTCGGCGATGTGCGCGGCCGTCGCGCGCACGCCGAGATCGACGCCCGCCGCGCGCGGCAACCGGCCGATCAAGAAGACGAGGCTCGCGATCCGCCGCGCCAGCGCTCCGTGCGAGGATTCGAGACCAACGATCTTCTCGTTGAGCTCGCGCGGCAGGACGCCGGTGTTGACCATCTCCGGCGCGAGTGCGTCGAAGAGCTCGTCGCCGGGAATCACCGCGCCGAGCCCGCGCGGGGACTGCCGGGCCACGGCGTCATGGATGATCCGAAGCTGCGAGCGGAGCTGACTCTGGGTTCCCGCGGCGTCGATTTGGCGGAAGCAGGCTTCCCAGAAGCGCCGCCTCACCGGCAGCAGGGGATAGTCGTCGGCCGCGACCTCGTGATCCTCGGTGCGCTCGCCGATGCGCGTCCCATGGAGCTGCCGCGACACCTCGCCCGCGTGATCTTCGAGGAGCCTGCGCACATCCGCGAGCCTCGCGGGCTGCTTCTGCAGGAGGACCTTGCGCGTGACCGTCTCGACGTCGTTGTCGGAGAGCGTCACGCGGACGGTGAAGCGATCCATCAACTTCTGCAACAGCGGGATCTCGGTCAGCGCGCTCTGCCCGGCCCCCACGACCATCACCTGCGCGTCGAGCTGCTTCGAGATGGCTTCGACCGTCTCGGTGACCAAGACCGAGCGCTCGCTCGAGTCGCCGATGTACTGCTGCACTTCGTCGAGCACGAGCAGGGCGCAGGGCGGCTTGCCGCCGTACCCGGCAAGGCGCAGCGCGTCCTTCACGATGCGCAGGAACTGGTCGCTCGAGATGTCGGTCCGCGGGGACGGAAACTGTTCATACAGGCGCTTGCGGGCTTCGGCCTCGCTCGACGCGAAGCCCGGGGCGAGGGCAAGGAGCGCCCTCGCGATGACGCCGCTGACGTAGAGGTTGTTGATCTCGTGTTCGAAGGTCTTCCCCGCCGCAGCGACAGCCTGCTTGACCCGGTCGAACCACCCTTCCTCGTGCAGCCACAGGCAGAAACATGCCTGCGGATACAGCTCCGGCAACCCCAGGCCCCTAAGGAGAACCGCGAGCATCGTCAGGCGAACCTGGTCGGTCGTTCCCGCCGGCAGCGCGCCCGCCGCGGAAACGAGCCCGCCGCCCTTGCGCCCCTCCGTGTCCAGCTCGCGCAGCTGCGCCTTGATCTCGTCGGGCAGCGCGGGGACGAGCGAGCGGGCGGTCGCGCCGTCCGAGAACCTCGTGTCGCGCCAGAGGTGACAGAGCACCTTCAGGAGGTGGGACTTCCCGCTGCCGAAGAAGCCGCTGACCCACGCGGCGCGCTGGCTGGTGCGCGAGTGGTCCGTGAGGAACGAGTTGAGGATCACCTGGATCCCCTCGGCGTACTGCCCCTCGCAGACGAACGTGCGCAGCTCGCCTTCGAGCTCCTGCATCGCCAGCTCGCTGTCGTCGGCAATGCGCGCCTGACCGTTGTTGACGAGGGGGTGATCCGCCGGATCGCGCAGCAGGACATCCTTGACCTTCATCGGGCTACTCCTCAACGTTCGCGGTGATCGGGACCGCGAGGTAGTTCCAGCCGTCCCGGGCGTCGAGCAGTCGATAGGTGTTGTTGTCGCAGTGCCCTGGGTAGAAGATCACCAGCCGGCCCCGGACGTCGGCCTCGACGAGCTTGACGATCTGCGAGACGCGGGCGAAGCCGAGCAGCGCTCCAACGCCGAAGACGGCGACGACCGAGGTCTCCGTCACACCCGGATCGGTGAGCACGGCACGAAGCCGGTCCGCGACGTACTTCGGGAATTCCGCCTCCAGCTTGATCTGCAGCAGCTCGGGCTCGGCGAAGTAGGAATCGCGGTACTCATCGTCGCCGGCGAGCCACTCCGCAAACGCGGGGGCGATGTCGATCTCGTGCCA
Proteins encoded in this window:
- a CDS encoding DUF1788 domain-containing protein: MSRLEDLAERYGRHLATPWQRTVAGAQRVVMVVYDKTWERALRARHVIFETATRQSGHDWHEIDIAPAFAEWLAGDDEYRDSYFAEPELLQIKLEAEFPKYVADRLRAVLTDPGVTETSVVAVFGVGALLGFARVSQIVKLVEADVRGRLVIFYPGHCDNNTYRLLDARDGWNYLAVPITANVEE